From Brassica oleracea var. oleracea cultivar TO1000 chromosome C3, BOL, whole genome shotgun sequence, a single genomic window includes:
- the LOC106329314 gene encoding nicotianamine synthase 1, with product MACQNNLVVKQIIDLYDQISKLECLKPSKNVDTLFGQLVSTCLPTDTNIDVTKMSDEVKDMRSNLIKLCGEAEGYLEQHFSTILGSLPGDQNPLDHLNIFPYYNNYLKLGKLEFDLLSQHSSHVPNKIAFVGSGPMPLTSIVLAKFHLKNTTFHNFDIDAHANTLASSLVSRDPDLSKRMIFHTTDVLNATEGLDQYDVIFLAALVGMDKEAKVKAIEHLEKHMAPGATLMLRSAHALRAFLYPVVDSSDLKGFQLLTIYHPTDDVVNSVVIARKLGGSTTTGVNGTRGCMFMPCNCSKVHAIMNNRCKKMMIEEFSAIE from the coding sequence ATGGCTTGCCAAAACAATCTTGTTGTGAAGCAGATCATCGACTTATACGACCAAATTTCAAAGCTCGAGTGTTTGAAACCTTCAAAAAATGTCGACACTTTGTTCGGACAACTCGTGTCCACGTGCTTACCCACGGACACAAACATCGATGTCACAAAGATGAGTGATGAAGTCAAAGACATGAGATCTAACCTCATCAAGCTATGTGGTGAAGCCGAAGGCTATTTAGAGCAACACTTCTCCACAATCTTGGGGTCCTTACCAGGAGACCAAAACCCACTTGACCATTTAAACATCTTTCCTTACTATAACAACTACCTCAAGCTAGGCAAGCTCGAGTTTGATCTCTTGAGTCAACACTCGAGCCATGTTCCCAACAAGATTGCCTTCGTTGGCTCTGGACCGATGCCTCTCACATCCATCGTCTTGGCTAAGTTTCATCTCAAGAACACGACGTTCCACAACTTTGACATCGACGCACACGCAAACACACTCGCTTCAAGCCTCGTCTCTCGCGATCCAGACCTCTCAAAACGCATGATCTTCCACACAACGGACGTGCTAAACGCTACCGAAGGGCTAGACCAATACGACGTAATTTTCTTGGCGGCTCTCGTTGGGATGGACAAAGAGGCAAAGGTCAAAGCCATCGAGCACTTGGAGAAGCACATGGCTCCTGGAGCTACCCTCATGCTAAGGAGTGCTCATGCTCTTCGAGCTTTCTTGTATCCAGTCGTTGACTCTTCTGACCTCAAAGGCTTCCAGCTCTTGACCATCTATCATCCGACCGATGACGTTGTTAACTCGGTTGTCATCGCACGCAAGCTAGGTGGTTCGACCACGACGGGGGTCAATGGTACTCGTGGCTGCATGTTCATGCCTTGTAACTGCTCTAAGGTCCATGCGATTATGAACAATCGTTGCAAGAAGATGATGATCGAGGAGTTTAGTGCCATCGAGTAA
- the LOC106334517 gene encoding histone-lysine N-methyltransferase, H3 lysine-9 specific SUVH1-like yields MEGSFGGYTDKTRVLDIKPLRTLKPVFPSGNQAPPFVCAPPFGPFPPGCTPFYPFSSSQHTPDLNQSQHQPSLVTTLRTFRSPPPPDNTTSNGDAVEPPEGSTVKRKIQRKRTPIAQNPNFSSGISAAEKENGDRKLVMSVLTRFDALRRRLSQLEDAKESVTGIIKRPDLKAGSTCMSRGVRTNTKKRTGPVPGLEIGDVFFFRFEMCLIGLHSPSMAGIDYLVVKGGGGEAEEEPIATSIVSSGYYDNDEGNPDVLVYTGQGGNADKDKQSSDQKLERGNLALEKSLQKNSPVRVIRGLKEASQSAKIYIYDGLYDVKESWVEKGKSGHNTFKYKLVRAPGQAPAFASWTEIQKWKKGLPSREGMILTDLTSGVESIGVSLVNVVDAENGPAYFTYSTTVTSFKLTQQPSYGCECGGACKPGNLNCHCIRKNGGDFPYSGNGVLVSRRGMVHECSPACLCPGCKNKVTQMGVKLKLEVFKTVNRGWGLRSWDPIRAGSFICIYAGEAIDKSQMQPAMANDDYTFDTTRVYTPFKWNYEPGLADEDGSEEMSEEPELPLPLVISAKNVGNVARFMNHSCSPNVFWQPVSYENNGQLFLQVAFFAISHIPPMTELTYDYGVTRTSGAQSLCGKKKCFCGSEFCRGSFG; encoded by the coding sequence ATGGAAGGGAGCTTCGGAGGCTACACTGACAAGACTCGAGTGTTGGATATAAAACCATTACGCACTCTCAAACCAGTGTTCCCAAGCGGGAACCAAGCTCCTCCTTTCGTCTGCGCACCTCCTTTCGGACCCTTCCCTCCTGGCTGCACACCTTTCTATCCCTTTAGCTCCTCTCAACACACTCCAGATCTCAACCAATCTCAACATCAGCCTTCGTTGGTTACTACTCTAAGAACATTCAGGTCTCCTCCTCCTCCTGATAATACAACATCTAATGGTGATGCTGTGGAGCCACCTGAGGGGTCAACAGTGAAGAGAAAGATCCAAAGAAAGCGGACTCCGATAGCTCAGAACCCGAATTTCTCGAGCGGGATCAGCGCGGCTGAGAAAGAGAACGGCGACAGGAAGCTGGTGATGAGTGTCCTCACGCGCTTCGACGCGCTGAGGAGGAGGCTTTCACAGCTGGAAGATGCGAAAGAATCCGTCACCGGGATCATCAAACGCCCTGACTTGAAAGCAGGGTCCACTTGCATGAGCAGAGGCGTCAGGACAAACACCAAGAAGAGAACCGGCCCTGTTCCGGGCCTCGAGATCGGCGACGTGTTCTTCTTCAGGTTCGAGATGTGTTTGATCGGTTTACATTCTCCATCCATGGCTGGGATTGACTATCTCGTCGTCAAAGGAGGAGGAGGAGAAGCAGAAGAAGAGCCTATCGCAACCAGCATTGTCTCCTCTGGCTATTACGACAACGACGAAGGTAACCCTGATGTGTTGGTGTACACTGGCCAGGGAGGTAACGCTGATAAAGATAAGCAATCGTCTGACCAGAAGCTAGAGAGAGGCAACCTCGCGTTGGAGAAGAGTCTGCAGAAGAATAGTCCGGTTAGGGTGATCAGAGGGTTGAAAGAAGCTTCTCAGAGCGCTAAGATTTACATATATGATGGTCTGTATGACGTCAAAGAGTCATGGGTGGAGAAAGGGAAGTCAGGACACAACACTTTCAAGTATAAGCTAGTGAGAGCTCCTGGTCAGGCTCCTGCGTTCGCTTCGTGGACTGAGATACAGAAGTGGAAGAAAGGTTTGCCTTCGAGGGAAGGAATGATCCTCACCGACCTCACTTCGGGTGTCGAAAGCATCGGAGTCTCGCTTGTGAATGTAGTTGACGCTGAGAATGGTCCTGCTTACTTCACTTACTCCACGACTGTGACGTCGTTTAAGCTTACTCAGCAGCCTTCTTATGGATGCGAGTGCGGCGGGGCGTGCAAGCCGGGGAACTTGAACTGTCACTGCATAAGGAAAAACGGAGGTGACTTCCCTTACTCCGGCAACGGAGTTCTCGTTAGCCGGAGGGGAATGGTACATGAGTGCAGCCCGGCTTGCCTCTGTCCGGGCTGCAAGAACAAGGTGACTCAGATGGGAGTGAAACTGAAGCTCGAAGTGTTCAAGACTGTGAACAGAGGATGGGGGTTACGGTCGTGGGATCCAATCCGTGCTGGTTCGTTTATATGTATATACGCAGGCGAGGCTATAGACAAATCGCAAATGCAGCCAGCGATGGCTAATGATGATTATACTTTTGATACGACGCGTGTGTACACCCCTTTTAAATGGAACTATGAGCCTGGCTTAGCGGATGAAGATGGTTCTGAGGAGATGTCTGAAGAGCCTGAGCTTCCGCTGCCTCTTGTGATCAGTGCTAAGAACGTGGGGAACGTTGCGAGGTTCATGAACCATAGTTGCTCGCCTAATGTTTTCTGGCAGCCGGTTAGTTATGAGAATAACGGTCAGCTCTTCTTGCAAGTTGCCTTCTTTGCTATTTCTCATATTCCTCCCATGACTGAGTTGACTTATGACTATGGAGTTACGAGAACTAGTGGAGCTCAGAGTTTATGTGGTAAGAAGAAGTGCTTTTGCGGATCAGAGTTTTGCCGTGGTTCATTTGGTTGA
- the LOC106334516 gene encoding phospholipid-transporting ATPase 1-like, whose translation MDKPPPHHESISSRWSISSKDKEVTFADLGSKRIRHGSAGADSEMLSMSQKEIKDEDARLIYINDPDRTNETFDFTGNSIKTAKYSVFTFLPRNLFEQFHRVAYVYFLVIAVLNQLPQLAVFGRGASIMPLAFVLLVSAIKDAYEDFRRHRSDRVENNRLALVFEDNEFKEKQWKYIRVGEVIKVVSNQTLPCDMVLLATSDPTGVVYVQTTNLDGESNLKTRYAKQETLQKATDLETFDGFIKCEKPNRNIYGFQANMEIDGRRLSLGPSNIILRGCELKNTEWALGVVVYAGSETKAMLNNSGAPSKRSRLETRMNLEIILLSLFLIALCTTAAATAAVWLRTHRDDLDTILFYRRKDYSVKPEGKNHNYYGWGWEIFFTFFMAVIVYQIMIPISLYISMELVRIGQAYFMTRDDLMYDESSNSSFQCRALNINEDLGQIKYLFSDKTGTLTDNKMEFQCACIGGVDYSGREPAESEQEGYSVEVDGVTLKPKMRVRVDPSLLQLTRNGNATEEAKRANEFFLSLAACNTIVPIVTNTSDPNVKLVDYQGESPDEQALVYAAAAYGFLLIERTSGHIVINVRAEMQTFNVLGLHEFDSDRKRMSVILGCPDTSVKLFVKGADSSMFSVMDEESYGDVIEATKKQLHAYSSDGLRTLVVGLRKLNDTEFEQWHSSFEAASTALIGRAGLLRKVAGNIETKLRIVGATAIEDKLQRGVPEAIESLRIAGIKVWVLTGDKQETAISIGFSSRLLTRNMRQIVINSNSLDSCRRSLEEANASVARDDDDESVALIIDGTSLIYVLDNDLEDVLFQVACKSSAVLCCRVAPFQKAGIVALVKNRTSDMTLAIGDGANDVSMIQMADVGVGISGQEGRQAVMASDFAMGQFRFLVPLLLVHGHWNYQRMGYMILYNFYRNAVFVLILFWYVLFTCYTLTTAITEWSSVLYSVVYTSFPTIVIGILDKNLGRRILLSHPQLYGVGQRAEGYSTTLFWYTMFDTVWQSAAIFFIPLFAYWGSTIDTSSLGDLWTIAAVVVVNLHLAMDVIRWNWIAHAAIWGSIVAACICVVVIDVIPTLPGYWAIFQVAKTWMFWFCLLAIVVTTLLPRFAIKFLVEYYRPSDVRIAREVEKLRSFSEPQQNMGTEMNQIRDPSRR comes from the exons ATGGATAAACCACCGCCTCATCACGAATCCATATCATCTCGATGGAGCATCTCCTCCAAAGACAAAGAAGTCACTTTCGCCGACCTAGGCTCCAAGCGTATCCGCCACGGTTCAGCCGGAGCCGACTCCGAGATGCTAAGCATGTCTCAGAAGGAGATCAAAGACGAGGACGCTCGTCTAATCTACATCAACGACCCCGACAGAACCAACGAGACCTTCGACTTCACCGGGAACTCAATCAAGACAGCTAAATACTCCGTCTTCACATTCCTCCCCAGAAACTTATTCGAACAGTTCCACAGAGTCGCTTACGTCTACTTTTTGGTGATAGCTGTCCTCAATCAGCTCCCTCAGCTTGCAGTCTTCGGGAGAGGAGCCTCCATCATGCCCTTAGCGTTCGTCCTATTGGTCTCAGCCATCAAAGACGCTTACGAGGATTTCAGGAGGCATAGATCAGATAGAGTCGAGAACAATAGGTTGGCTTTAGTTTTCGAGGATAACGAGTTTAAAGAGAAGCAGTGGAAGTACATTCGTGTAGGAGAGGTTATTAAAGTTGTGTCCAACCAGACTCTCCCTTGTGACATGGTGCTATTAGCTACGAGTGATCCTACAGGTGTTGTTTACGTGCAGACGACTAATCTAGATGGAGAGTCTAATTTAAAGACGAGGTACGCTAAGCAGGAGACTCTTCAGAAAGCTACTGATTTGGAGACGTTTGATGGGTTTATTAAATGTGAGAAACCGAACAGGAACATATACGGGTTTCAAGCGAACATGGAGATTGATGGGAGAAGGCTCTCTCTCGGACCTTCTAATATTATCCTCAGAGGATGTGAGCTTAAGAACACTGAGTGGGCCTTAGGTGTTGTTGTATACGCTGGGAGTGAGACGAAAGCTATGCTGAACAACTCTGGAGCGCCGTCTAAGAGGAGTAGGCTGGAGACTCGGATGAATCTAGAGATCATTCTGCTGTCTTTGTTTCTGATAGCTTTGTGCACGACCGCGGCTGCCACGGCCGCTGTGTGGCTGAGAACGCACAGGGATGACTTGGACACGATTCTGTTTTACAGGAGGAAGGACTACTCTGTGAAGCCGGAAGGGAAGAATCATAACTACTACGGTTGGGGCTGGGAGATATTCTTCACCTTCTTTATGGCGGTTATTGTCTACCAGATCATGATACCGATCTCTCTCTATATATCTATGGAGCTTGTCCGTATTGGTCAAGCGTACTTCATGACCAGAGATGATCTGATGTATGATGAGTCTTCGAACTCGAGTTTCCAGTGCAGGGCTTTGAATATAAATGAAGATTTAGGGCAGATTAAGTATTTGTTTTCGGATAAGACTGGGACTCTCACTGACAACAAGATGGAGTTTCAATGTGCCTGCATAGGTGGTGTGGATTACTCTGGCAGGGAGCCTGCTGAGAGTGAGCAAGAGGGATACTCCGTTGAAG TTGATGGAGTTACTTTGAAGCCAAAGATGAGGGTGAGAGTTGATCCTTCACTTCTTCAGCTGACGAGAAACGGCAATGCAACAGAAGAAGCAAAACGTGCGAATGAGTTCTTCCTCTCACTAGCAGCTTGCAACACAATCGTGCCAATCGTTACCAACACATCTGATCCCAACGTAAAGCTGGTAGATTACCAAGGGGAGTCCCCTGATGAGCAAGCACTAGTCTACGCAGCAGCTGCTTACGGTTTCTTGCTCATAGAGAGAACATCTGGCCACATAGTCATCAACGTCCGCGCAGAAATGCAGACGTTTAACGTTTTGGGGTTGCACGAGTTCGACAGCGACCGGAAGAGAATGTCGGTGATACTTGGATGCCCGGACACGTCGGTAAAGCTCTTTGTAAAAGGTGCAGACTCGTCGATGTTCAGCGTCATGGACGAAGAATCCTACGGTGACGTCATTGAAGCGACCAAGAAACAGCTTCACGCTTACTCATCCGATGGGTTGAGGACTCTTGTTGTTGGGTTGAGGAAGCTGAACGATACAGAGTTTGAGCAGTGGCATTCCTCCTTCGAGGCGGCGAGCACGGCTTTGATCGGTAGAGCTGGACTGCTGAGAAAGGTCGCTGGGAACATCGAGACTAAGCTAAGGATAGTAGGAGCTACTGCGATCGAAGACAAACTGCAGCGCGGCGTCCCGGAGGCGATAGAGTCTCTGAGGATCGCGGGGATTAAAGTGTGGGTGTTGACAGGCGACAAGCAAGAGACAGCGATCTCCATTGGCTTCTCCTCGAGGCTTCTGACTAGAAACATGAGGCAGATTGTGATAAACAGCAACTCGTTGGATTCGTGTCGGAGGAGCTTAGAAGAAGCGAATGCTAGTGTTGCTAGGGATGATGATGACGAAAGCGTGGCTTTGATTATTGACGGTACCAGTCTCATATATGTACTCGACAATGATCTTGAAGATGTG CTCTTCCAAGTGGCTTGTAAATCCTCTGCAGTTCTCTGCTGCCGTGTTGCTCCTTTTCAGAAAGCTGGGATCGTTGCTCTTGTCAAGAACCGGACTTCTGACATGACTCTTGCCATTGGTGATG GTGCAAATGATGTCTCCATGATCCAAATGGCTGATGTTGGGGTAGGAATCAGCGGCCAAGAAGGTCGCCAAGCTGTGATGGCGTCTGATTTCGCAATGGGACAGTTCAGATTCTTAGTTCCGCTTCTGCTCGTCCATGGACACTGGAACTACCAAAGAATGGGATACATGATACTATACAATTTCTACAGAAACGCAGTTTTCGTTCTAATTTTATTTTG GTACGTTTTGTTTACTTGCTACACATTGACAACAGCCATCACAGAATGGAGTAGTGTCTTGTACTCAGTCGTATACACTTCCTTCCCCACGATAGTTATTGGTATACTCGACAAAAACCTCGGAAGGAGGATTCTTCTAAGTCATCCTCAGCTCTACGGTGTTGGCCAGAGAGCAGAGGGATACTCGACCACGCTCTTCTGGTATACGATGTTTGACACGGTCTGGCAAAGTGCAGCTATCTTCTTCATTCCTCTCTTTGCTTACTGGGGCAGTACCATCGACACGTCGAGCCTAGGAGACTTGTGGACCATTGCCGCAGTTGTGGTGGTGAATCTTCACTTGGCAATGGATGTGATTAGATGGAACTGGATCGCACACGCCGCCATTTGGGGATCCATTGTTGCAGCTTGTATATGTGTTGTTGTGATTGATGTTATACCCACTCTCCCTGGTTACTG GGCAATATTCCAAGTGGCGAAGACATGGATGTTCTGGTTTTGCTTGCTTGCTATTGTGGTGACAACATTGCTTCCTAGATTCGCCATCAAGTTTCTAGTTGAGTATTACAGACCTTCTGATGTTCGGATTGCTAGGGAGGTTGAGAAGCTTAGAAGTTTCAGTGAACCCCAACAAAACATGGGAACTGAAATGAACCAGATTCGAGATCCTTCAAGGAGATGA
- the LOC106333263 gene encoding probable pectinesterase/pectinesterase inhibitor 46, producing the protein MASYGKLDEHEQAKLEASRRTKKRIAIIAISSIVLVCIVVGAVVGTAANSSGKKPSSTEGNGNGDSISVSVKAVCDVTLHKDKCLETVGSAPNASTLNPEELFNYAVQITLTELTKVLNGFSDNKHTDNATSAAMGACVELIELAVDQLNETMTSLKDHTTSSTKSVADLRTWLSSVETYQETCMEALVEANNPNTTTFGETHLKNSTEMTSNALAIITWLGKIADSIKLNHRRLLATAEADLPMMSARGLLESSDLRKIANIVVAQDGSGKYRTISEALVEVEEKNEKRTIIYVKKGVYVENVRVEKKKWNVVMVGDGQSKTIVSGGLNFIDGTPTFQTATFAVFGKGFMARDMGFRNTAGPAKHQAVALMVSADLSVFYRCTMDAFQDTMYAHAQRQFYRECDIFGTVDFIFGNAAVVFQNCNILPRRPMKGQQNTITAQGKKDPNQNTGISIHNCTILPLDDLTDVQTFLGRPWKDFSTTVIMKSFMDGFINPKGWLPWVGDNAPDTIFYAEHLNFGPGASTKNRVKWRGLRTFLTKKEANRFTVKPFIDGKKWLPSTKVPFKSDF; encoded by the exons ATGGCCTCCTACGGCAAACTCGACGAGCATGAACAAGCCAAACTCGAGGCAAGTCGAAGGACGAAAAAGAGAATCGCCATTATCGCTATATCTTCCATCGTCCTCGTCTGCATCGTGGTAGGAGCAGTCGTCGGCACCGCAGCTAACAGTAGCGGCAAGAAACCGTCGTCAACGGAGGGTAACGGTAACGGAGATTCAATCTCCGTCTCGGTGAAAGCCGTGTGCGACGTTACGTTACACAAAGACAAATGTCTTGAGACCGTTGGATCCGCTCCAAACGCGAGCACACTAAACCCTGAGGAGCTATTCAACTACGCTGTCCAAATCACGCTCACGGAGCTCACAAAAGTCCTTAACGGATTCTCCGACAACAAACACACGGACAATGCCACGTCAGCAGCGATGGGAGCTTGCGTGGAGCTTATCGAGCTAGCCGTTGACCAACTCAACGAGACAATGACGTCACTCAAAGACCATACGACGTCGTCCACCAAGAGTGTTGCGGATCTCAGGACGTGGCTTAGCTCCGTTGAAACGTACCAAGAAACGTGCATGGAGGCATTGGTCGAAGCTAACAACCCTAACACGACGACGTTTGGAGAGACGCATTTGAAAAATTCCACGGAGATGACGAGCAATGCGCTAGCGATCATAACGTGGCTAGGGAAAATCGCTGACTCGATTAAGCTTAACCATCGTCGTTTACTGGCGACTGCTGAAGCTGACTTGCCGATGATGAGTGCTAGGGGACTTTTGGAGAGTAGTGATTTAAGGAAGATAGCGAACATTGTGGTGGCGCAAGATGGGTCAGGGAAGTATAGGACGATAAGTGAGGCTTTAGTGGAAGTGGAAGAGAAGAATGAGAAGCGTACGATAATTTATGTGAAGAAAGGAGTTTACGTGGAGAATGTTAGGGTTGAGAAGAAGAAATGGAACGTTGTGATGGTTGGTGATGGACAGAGTAAGACTATTGTCTCTGGTGGACTTAACTTTATCGATGGAACACCAACTTTCCAAACGGCCACATTTG CTGTCTTCGGAAAGGGATTCATGGCTAGGGACATGGGTTTCCGAAACACTGCTGGTCCAGCCAAGCACCAAGCCGTAGCTCTTATGGTGAGCGCAGACTTATCTGTGTTCTACAGATGCACCATGGATGCTTTTCAAGACACGATGTACGCTCATGCACAACGTCAGTTTTATCGAGAGTGTGACATCTTTGGAACAGTCGATTTTATATTCGGAAACGCTGCGGTTGTTTTCCAGAACTGCAACATTTTACCTCGTCGTCCTATGAAAGGCCAGCAAAACACCATAACCGCTCAGGGAAAGAAAGATCCGAACCAAAACACTGGAATCTCTATCCACAATTGTACCATCTTGCCTTTGGATGACTTAACTGATGTTCAAACGTTCCTAGGCCGGCCTTGGAAAGATTTTTCTACCACGGTGATCATGAAGTCTTTCATGGACGGATTTATCAACCCTAAAGGGTGGTTACCGTGGGTAGGAGACAATGCTCCAGACACTATCTTCTATGCCGAGCACTTAAATTTTGGGCCAGGAGCCTCCACGAAGAACCGAGTTAAATGGAGAGGGTTGAGGACGTTTTTAACAAAGAAGGAAGCGAATAGGTTTACAGTTAAACCTTTCATCGACGGCAAAAAGTGGTTACCGTCGACCAAAGTTCCATTCAAATCTGATTTTTGA